Proteins co-encoded in one Capsicum annuum cultivar UCD-10X-F1 chromosome 9, UCD10Xv1.1, whole genome shotgun sequence genomic window:
- the LOC124887060 gene encoding uncharacterized protein LOC124887060, producing the protein MKYFIWLLYHNKLPTAYYLQKIGMNVDPKPPDEGLKLYVDGSYDATSNAGGAGGLLRNAYGDWVWGFNAKFTALSAIHAETLALYLGLKMAKKLQCDKLIVATDSTALQLALNDTLVADKNLISLCRVLLQELGIAGIHREDRRSNEAVDTLVKEGRKKEVTKFFEEWAVPLCLFVELSQ; encoded by the exons ATGAAGTACTTCATTTGGTTGCTTTACCATAACAAGCTACCAACTGCTTACTACTTACAAAAAATTGGCATGAATGTGGATCCG AAGCCACCGGATGAAGGGTTGAAACTTTACGTCGATGGATCCTATGATGCCACTTCTAATGCGGGAGGGGCTGGCGGTTTGCTAAGAAATGCTTATGGAGACTGGGTGTGGGGGTTTAACGCGAAGTTCACTGCTCTATCCGCTATACATGCTGAAACCTTAGCGCTATATTTGGGTCTCAAAATGGCAAAAAAATTACAGTGTGATAAACTTATTGTGGCTACGGATTCAACTGCATTACAATTGGCACTGAATGATACACTGGTAGCTGATAAAAATTTGATCTCTTTGTGCAGGGTTCTTCTTCAGGAGTTGGGGATCGCGGGGATACACCGTGAAGATAGGAGGTCTAACGAAGCTGTGGATACCCTGGTTAAGGAAGGTAGGAAGAAAGAAGTAACCAAGTTTTTTGAAGAATGGGCAGTTCCCCTTTGTTTATTTGTAGAGCTATCGCAGTAG